The nucleotide sequence CTCGGACCAGGGTCAGGTCGTCGTGGGGGTGGCGCAGGTTGACATCGAGCACGCGCCACGCGTCCGCCGGCAGCACCGCAAGCAGCCGGTTGAGCGCGGCGCGGTTGGCGGGCGAGCGTTGGGCCAGCGAACCAAAGACCAGCGCCCGAGCCCCGTGGGCCGCGCGGATGCTGTCCTCCCCGGGCATGATCTGGTCCCAGGCGACTTCCTGGGTGATCTCGTAGGTGGCGCTGCCGGTGGCGTCGAGGACGGCCTGCACATGGCCCGTGGGCAGACCGAGGTGGCGGGTCACGCCGTCCGTTTCCAGGCCCCAGGCGCGCAGCCGCCGCAGCAGGTCGTCGCCGAGGAGATCCTGGCCGACGGCGCTGATGAGGTGGGCATGCAGGCCGAGGCGGTGCAGGTGATAGGCGACGTTGAACGGCGCCCCGCCCGGGAACGCCCCACGCGGCAGGAAATCCCAGAGGATTTCCCCGAAGCAGGCGACGAGCGGGCGGGAATCCGGCATGGGGCGGGCGGTGCGATCAGATAATCCCGAGCCGGTCTGGTTGCCAGCCGCGGCGCGGCTCACTCCTCCTCGAGCTTCCGGCGGCGGTCGACCTTCTCGACCTTAAACTCGTCCTTGGGAAGGACGTTGTCGGTCACCACGACGGCGACGGGCAGCTTCGTCTTCACCCAGAGCTCGGACTCCTTGAAATACTTGGCGCTGGCGCTCTCGAGGGCCTCGCCGACGGATTTCACCGGCAGGAGGCGGCCCTTCTTCGAGGCGTTGAAATCATAGGCGCCCTTGAAGATGCGGTCGGTGGTGGTGTAGGGACTCGCGTTTTCCGCGATCTGC is from Lacunisphaera limnophila and encodes:
- a CDS encoding PfkB family carbohydrate kinase: MPDSRPLVACFGEILWDFLPRGAFPGGAPFNVAYHLHRLGLHAHLISAVGQDLLGDDLLRRLRAWGLETDGVTRHLGLPTGHVQAVLDATGSATYEITQEVAWDQIMPGEDSIRAAHGARALVFGSLAQRSPANRAALNRLLAVLPADAWRVLDVNLRHPHDDLTLVRELARKCTLLKLNAGEAARLTDDTPLPGREEAHARALAVSCGNPLVCVTAGEHGAGLLAHGAWHWVAARPTTVRDTVGAGDAFTAGLLAGLLRHDESPAVALERACRLGEFVAARDGATPAYATDAQGLPVG